One window of the Deltaproteobacteria bacterium genome contains the following:
- a CDS encoding SAM-dependent DNA methyltransferase produces MSRPHVTVRYFERLSIPKEYLSTKVIYIDLIAPGSFGLEATDPATSRTVFIRCKSDDLVPLEHKPHYPASEFHITVYDGKSTKLAKALLKVLKSFEWQFRVPLPRDTALTRIKIKPRRSRREQTPREYKAILEQIFYNATSEHLSWQYLVNLSDQQRLKLSRAICNHLRQATANFRKIGFDYGQSTNNTERTNVGKSDEPEIHLTPPELAREIAEYAVGLIDPTGSRVHFGDPAVGTGAFYSALLQAISQKQVASAIGIDISIQQVAAAQWRWSHRGMEVIRGDYLHMERLPPRTLILANPPYLRHQGIPSKYKQELRERASVNMGMRVSARSGLYVYFLLLSHAWMKQDAVAAWLVPSEFMQTAYGAAIRHYLTHRVQLVRIHQFGHDDPQFENALVLPAVIAFRNHPPCVGQTAILSAGGTLGNPTTSERVRVEVLRREAKWFIPRRPLSKYRSSDVRIRDIFVVRRGIATGANDFFVMKREAAARLGIPKDALRPVLPKARTLETDIVEREADGYPQVYPQLCLLDYHLTEDEIRTQHPRLMEYLMTARGLGILDRYLVRQRHPWYKQEQREPAPFLCTYMGRRRADAPPIRFIWNKSDAVVTNTYLMLYPRAALARLLQDRPGVAAEMFALLQGTARETMSESWRVHAGGLYKIEPGELLDVRLSSSPPWLVQIVDSSLSLKASYG; encoded by the coding sequence ATGTCACGGCCGCATGTCACGGTTCGGTATTTCGAGCGGCTGTCCATTCCGAAAGAATACCTAAGTACTAAAGTTATATACATCGATCTAATAGCACCTGGATCGTTCGGCCTGGAGGCCACCGACCCAGCGACAAGTAGAACTGTCTTCATCAGGTGCAAGTCCGATGACTTGGTGCCGCTTGAGCACAAGCCGCATTATCCGGCAAGCGAGTTTCATATCACTGTCTACGACGGTAAGTCCACGAAGTTAGCGAAGGCACTGCTGAAAGTGCTCAAGAGCTTCGAGTGGCAGTTCAGAGTTCCACTTCCACGCGATACCGCCCTGACCAGAATTAAAATTAAGCCCCGTAGGTCAAGACGGGAGCAGACTCCTCGAGAGTACAAGGCGATCCTTGAACAGATTTTCTACAATGCGACGTCCGAGCATCTGAGTTGGCAGTATTTAGTCAACCTATCCGACCAGCAGAGACTCAAGCTATCTCGAGCCATCTGCAACCATCTGCGCCAAGCGACAGCCAATTTCCGCAAGATTGGGTTCGACTACGGGCAGTCCACGAACAACACGGAGAGAACTAATGTCGGCAAGAGTGACGAGCCGGAAATACACCTTACTCCTCCTGAACTCGCACGCGAAATCGCGGAGTACGCGGTGGGCCTGATTGATCCAACCGGGTCCCGAGTCCATTTTGGTGATCCGGCCGTAGGCACGGGCGCTTTCTACTCAGCGCTTCTTCAAGCCATATCTCAAAAGCAGGTCGCCTCAGCGATTGGCATTGACATCAGCATCCAGCAAGTTGCCGCGGCTCAATGGCGATGGTCGCACAGGGGAATGGAGGTAATACGCGGAGACTACCTTCATATGGAGCGACTGCCGCCGAGGACGCTGATTCTCGCGAATCCGCCTTACCTCAGGCACCAGGGCATCCCCTCGAAGTACAAACAGGAGTTACGAGAACGCGCATCAGTGAACATGGGAATGCGGGTCAGCGCACGTTCTGGTCTGTACGTGTACTTCCTGCTTCTGAGCCATGCATGGATGAAGCAGGACGCAGTCGCTGCATGGCTTGTTCCTTCCGAGTTTATGCAGACGGCCTACGGGGCTGCGATTCGCCACTACTTAACGCATAGAGTTCAGCTTGTCCGCATTCATCAGTTCGGTCATGATGATCCTCAATTCGAGAACGCGCTAGTCCTGCCGGCCGTCATTGCGTTTCGTAACCACCCTCCTTGCGTTGGACAAACAGCCATCCTGAGCGCGGGGGGTACGCTTGGTAATCCCACAACAAGTGAACGCGTTCGCGTGGAAGTGCTGCGTCGCGAAGCCAAATGGTTCATCCCAAGACGCCCCTTGAGCAAGTACCGCTCGTCTGACGTTCGTATCAGGGATATCTTCGTTGTGCGCCGCGGCATAGCCACAGGTGCAAATGACTTCTTTGTCATGAAAAGAGAGGCAGCCGCACGGCTCGGAATCCCTAAAGACGCTTTGCGTCCGGTCCTCCCGAAAGCGCGGACCCTTGAGACGGATATTGTCGAAAGAGAGGCAGACGGCTACCCGCAAGTGTACCCCCAGCTTTGCCTGCTTGACTACCACCTGACAGAGGATGAAATCAGAACTCAGCACCCACGCCTGATGGAGTATCTGATGACGGCCAGAGGTCTGGGTATACTCGATCGCTATCTCGTGCGACAGCGACATCCGTGGTACAAACAGGAACAGCGCGAACCTGCACCCTTTCTCTGCACATATATGGGCCGCCGTCGAGCAGATGCCCCTCCAATACGCTTCATATGGAACAAGTCAGACGCAGTCGTAACCAATACTTATCTGATGCTCTACCCGCGTGCGGCGCTCGCGAGACTACTCCAGGACCGGCCTGGAGTTGCTGCGGAGATGTTCGCACTGCTTCAGGGGACCGCACGGGAAACCATGAGCGAGAGCTGGCGCGTCCACGCTGGCGGGCTATACAAGATCGAACCAGGAGAACTCCTCGACGTTCGACTGTCATCGAGCCCGCCGTGGCTGGTGCAGATAGTGGATTCATCCCTGTCCTTAAAAGCAAGCTACGGCTAG
- a CDS encoding enoyl-CoA hydratase/isomerase family protein, translating into MAVVEYEKRGPIVIITMNRPERRNAMSRELMLGLAESWQRFASDKDARIAILTGTGNTFCSGMDIKERFASGEQGLGVPQIPIRDPFWHEELEKPTIAAVNGYALGGGFFFASYADFRIAVPSAVFEITEVAHGVVAGYDLVLLRENLPYAVAAELAAGGRVTAERLHQVGFINRLAEPERLLETAMEFAAEIVRRPPLAVDYNLRLLRTLSRRPAPKEIAERAQQYMCELQQSEDLQESLHAFLEHRPPVYRGR; encoded by the coding sequence ATGGCAGTCGTCGAATACGAGAAACGCGGGCCTATCGTCATCATCACTATGAACCGGCCTGAGCGCCGTAATGCCATGAGCCGGGAGCTCATGCTGGGGTTGGCCGAAAGCTGGCAACGCTTCGCATCTGATAAGGACGCGAGAATCGCCATCCTTACCGGCACCGGCAACACGTTCTGCTCGGGGATGGACATTAAAGAACGCTTCGCCAGCGGCGAGCAGGGATTGGGGGTGCCGCAGATCCCCATTCGCGACCCTTTTTGGCATGAGGAGCTCGAAAAGCCTACCATCGCCGCAGTCAACGGCTATGCGTTAGGAGGCGGGTTCTTCTTTGCATCGTATGCGGACTTTCGCATTGCCGTACCGTCTGCGGTCTTCGAGATTACCGAGGTCGCGCACGGCGTTGTGGCCGGCTACGACCTGGTCTTACTCCGCGAGAACCTGCCCTACGCCGTTGCGGCCGAACTGGCGGCGGGTGGTAGAGTGACGGCCGAGCGGCTGCACCAGGTGGGGTTTATCAATCGGCTGGCGGAGCCCGAACGACTGTTGGAAACGGCGATGGAATTTGCAGCAGAAATCGTACGGCGCCCACCATTGGCCGTGGACTATAACCTCCGGCTACTGCGTACACTCAGTCGTCGTCCGGCGCCAAAAGAAATAGCCGAGCGCGCTCAGCAATATATGTGTGAACTCCAGCAGTCAGAAGATCTCCAGGAATCCCTCCACGCGTTCCTTGAGCATCGCCCTCCTGTCTACCGGGGACGTTGA
- a CDS encoding BrnT family toxin: MVNWHRFTPVDFEYDFERDELAAHRVTFEEAVECFFSDFVIRRNKSYRDRYQLLGRTIGGRKLKIIFQLKPGNVVRIITGWDG; this comes from the coding sequence ATGGTGAACTGGCACAGGTTCACCCCGGTCGATTTCGAGTATGATTTTGAACGAGACGAGCTTGCGGCCCATCGCGTGACGTTCGAGGAAGCCGTTGAATGTTTTTTCTCTGATTTTGTCATCCGCCGCAATAAATCATACCGAGACCGCTATCAACTCTTGGGGAGAACCATTGGCGGAAGGAAATTGAAGATTATTTTTCAGCTCAAGCCAGGGAATGTGGTCCGCATTATCACAGGCTGGGACGGATGA
- a CDS encoding methyltransferase domain-containing protein encodes MSTVSLTLDTQELAHHYEQVSAAHQFKAGQMLIEELAVAPGEKVLDVGSGTGLLAEYMAGLVGPTGSVVGIDPLPLRIALAQQKGRPNLRFTVGTANDLRDFPEASFDVVYLNAVLHWLPDKLGPLREIYRVLKKGGRLGISTGSKDHPNQLQTIKALVLAREPYSRYTEASDGMAHRVGASELRSLLEQTGFAVQKIEVRPHVRYHPTPAATIEFAEASSFGNFLGHLPTELRTTAREEIMRELEQYRTPEGIRRDGARIIAVALKQ; translated from the coding sequence ATGTCCACCGTCAGTTTGACTTTGGATACCCAGGAGCTGGCGCATCACTACGAACAAGTCAGCGCCGCACACCAGTTCAAGGCAGGGCAGATGCTGATTGAAGAACTCGCCGTCGCGCCGGGGGAAAAGGTGCTCGATGTGGGCAGCGGCACTGGTCTGCTGGCGGAGTATATGGCCGGACTCGTCGGTCCCACAGGTTCTGTTGTCGGGATCGATCCGTTACCGCTGCGGATCGCGCTCGCGCAGCAGAAAGGGCGGCCGAACCTTCGCTTTACGGTCGGTACGGCCAACGATTTGCGCGACTTTCCTGAAGCAAGCTTCGATGTCGTATATCTCAACGCGGTGTTGCACTGGCTGCCGGACAAGTTGGGGCCGCTACGAGAGATCTATCGCGTGCTGAAAAAAGGGGGCCGACTTGGCATTTCGACTGGTTCCAAGGATCACCCTAACCAGCTACAGACGATCAAGGCGCTCGTGCTCGCGCGCGAACCGTACAGCCGTTACACCGAAGCCTCGGATGGTATGGCGCATCGCGTTGGCGCGAGCGAACTCAGGAGTCTTTTAGAGCAGACTGGGTTTGCAGTACAAAAAATAGAAGTGCGACCCCATGTACGCTATCATCCGACACCAGCGGCGACCATCGAGTTCGCCGAAGCGAGTTCGTTCGGAAATTTCCTCGGCCACTTGCCGACAGAGCTACGCACGACAGCCCGTGAAGAGATCATGCGTGAACTGGAGCAGTACCGCACGCCCGAGGGCATACGTCGGGATGGTGCCCGTATCATTGCGGTGGCTCTCAAGCAGTGA
- a CDS encoding XRE family transcriptional regulator, which translates to MSKKNQRHIEGEEGSGNVFTDLGLADADELFTRAQMGFHVYTILKDKKLKQREISSLLGIAQPDVSHLMNGHFSRFTTDKLLDFLKRLDRKVTIRISPHKPGEPYQEVGFTT; encoded by the coding sequence ATGAGCAAGAAAAACCAGAGACACATTGAAGGTGAAGAAGGCTCCGGCAATGTGTTTACCGATTTAGGGTTGGCGGATGCCGACGAGCTTTTCACCCGGGCGCAAATGGGGTTCCATGTCTATACCATTCTCAAAGACAAGAAGCTCAAACAGCGCGAGATTTCCTCTCTGCTCGGCATTGCTCAGCCGGATGTTTCCCATCTGATGAACGGCCATTTTAGCCGCTTTACCACCGATAAACTGCTCGATTTTCTCAAACGTCTGGACCGCAAAGTCACCATCCGCATCAGCCCGCACAAACCGGGGGAGCCGTATCAGGAAGTTGGGTTTACAACATGA
- a CDS encoding DUF2283 domain-containing protein, whose translation MTTPMLHYDEISDTLSISFAPGEHATGIELNEHILLRINRAARRAVGLTIFEYSLLAQPTEVGPRSVPLSGLAQLSAELRELVLEIAQRPPVSDFLMLSAYTPSAVEMIPITSVRPIPKAA comes from the coding sequence ATGACTACACCAATGCTACACTACGACGAAATCAGCGATACCTTGTCTATTTCCTTCGCTCCCGGTGAACATGCGACCGGAATCGAACTCAACGAACACATCCTCCTGCGTATCAACCGAGCCGCGCGCCGCGCGGTCGGGCTTACCATATTTGAGTATTCTCTGCTGGCGCAGCCGACAGAAGTTGGCCCGCGCAGTGTGCCGCTCAGCGGGCTTGCCCAGCTGTCGGCAGAGCTACGAGAGTTAGTGCTGGAAATCGCCCAGCGTCCGCCTGTCAGTGACTTCTTGATGTTATCCGCTTACACACCGTCGGCAGTCGAGATGATCCCCATTACTTCCGTGCGGCCCATCCCGAAGGCGGCGTAG